A stretch of Campylobacter gracilis DNA encodes these proteins:
- the petA gene encoding ubiquinol-cytochrome c reductase iron-sulfur subunit has translation MSDLKQDRRGFIGLTFGAVAAVGGVFALVGMKKSWDPLPSVRAAGVTTVDLSPIKEGELYQTQWRKKPIFVLKKTADMPKNDARDVVVGDARYTLCIGLCTHLGCIPSYKPSTQQFICACHGGIFDASGLNVFGPPPRPMDIPPFKIDGTKLVLGEEGPEYQALKQKA, from the coding sequence ATGTCTGATCTAAAACAGGATAGACGAGGCTTTATCGGGCTTACTTTCGGCGCAGTTGCCGCTGTGGGTGGCGTTTTCGCACTCGTGGGGATGAAGAAATCGTGGGATCCGTTACCTAGCGTGCGCGCTGCCGGCGTCACTACGGTAGATCTAAGTCCGATCAAAGAGGGCGAGCTGTATCAAACACAGTGGCGCAAAAAGCCGATTTTCGTGCTTAAAAAGACTGCCGATATGCCTAAAAACGATGCCCGCGACGTCGTCGTGGGAGATGCTAGATATACGCTTTGCATCGGGCTTTGTACGCATTTGGGCTGTATTCCCAGCTACAAGCCATCGACGCAACAATTCATTTGTGCATGTCACGGCGGGATTTTCGATGCAAGCGGGCTTAACGTATTCGGTCCGCCGCCGCGTCCTATGGATATACCGCCCTTTAAAATCGACGGAACGAAACTCGTTTTAGGCGAAGAGGGCCCAGAATACCAAGCCCTAAAGCAGAAAGCATAG